Below is a genomic region from Trichoderma asperellum chromosome 2, complete sequence.
TCTTCCGCTTGGTGCTCCCCTTTTTAGCCACCATCTCTATCGCTATTGTCATCACTTCAACTTCATAATTCTTCacgtaatattttcttttactcaTCATTTCTTTATCTTCGTCTACCTTAGTTTGGGGGTAGGAGAGGAAACTTGTAGAATAGCTGAGTCAGTATCCCCGAAGCGATGAGCTTATCCCCGAGGCCAATGCACCCCTAAGGCGCTAGAGATATTCTATCTGGGGCAACAGACGCCCGAAATGTTAAGCCCATTGCCCGTACGGGAGTTGGTATTACGTGGGAGCGGGAGCCGCTAATATGGCTAATGGTTATGGACGGTATATCCAGAAACTTGCCTGTtaggcaaaagaaaaacacgaAAGGTATGATCCCAAAAGTTAACATAACTCGCGATGGCTCTGTataaacaataataatattaaaacgtCTTTTTAATAAGAAGATTCAAGTTACAGACATACACTTCCAGAATCATCAGGTCATTAGTGTCGATGTTCGGCAAAGATCCTTTCATATAAACTGACCACGCAGGAACGAATACAAGTGTTTACGCAAGTACTCTTTCTTACGCTAATATTCTCTACCAGTGCTTCTCTGCAATATCCACAGTGTTCACATCAACACCGTCCTTGAACCACCTCTCTTCATCGCTAATCTTTACATCATTTCCACTCATCTGGCGCTTTCTCATAAGTCCATTCTCTGCAAAAGTCCAGTCCTCGAGGCCATACGTGCGCCACCACTGACTGGCTTCATCATACCACTCATACCAGAATTGCACTGCAATCTTGTTATCTGTGAAGGCAAAGAGCTCCTTTCGTAGGCGATAGccattctccctcttccatTTATCTGTGAGAAACTGCTTAATCTCATCGCGGCCCGTCAGAAATGTGCTACGGTTACGCCAGATGGAATCCGGGGTGTACGCCATTTTGACGCCATCTGGGTTTCTATAACTCTTAGTAAGTAAAGCCAGTTGGAAGACAGGGGAAATATGGGGTATACAAACCTGGTGTTCCAGGCATCTTGGGCGGCCTTGACTTTAATTTGGGCCGTCTCTGCTGTGAATGGGGGGTATGGGGCTCTTCCTTCTTGCGCGGCCATTGTGAGCAAGGATGCAGTCGTGAAGAATTGCTTCAGTTGTTGAGTTGTACAatcaatgaagaagaagcaacgCTTGGCATTCTACGCATGCTCTATTTATGTAAAATCTGAGTTTGCCTCTCTTTTCATTTATACTTCTTATCTAGCGCCGCAACTAAGGCAGCTTGGCCCGAATCTTCCAGCGCTATTAGTACAGCGTCGTAATATTTGCTTTAGCTCATCTAGCGTGGGTTACATCATTGAATGGCcgctctctctttgccaGCGGCACAGCAGCGGCATAGCTATCGGTGCGGTTGTCGGCAGTTATGGAGAACTTTGCGCCATTTCCGCGGTATCCGCCCGGAAACACAAATAACGTTAGCTATCGAATAAGATGAATAGGAATGCGCTACTTGCGCCGAATTGAAGAGTTTCAGCAATTGCATGTTACAATCCTAAAGGATAACATGATTCATTCCGTTAGAACTTTGGAACCACATATTGCACTTTCGGTACTTCGGTACTTCGTAGACCACTACTCTTTAGAAGCTGTTGCACGTAAAAGTCATAGTAAATATATCAAATGCAGAGACAAGTGGCTCCAAAGGAATTGTGAACTAGCGTTACAAGCTTCAATTGTTCTAAACATTCATCGCTAACTACTTATACAGCATAAGCTTAATGTAGCCCTCAAGGCTGCACGTTGCGTCATGTACAGCTTGATCAGTTTGATTACCCATTCCTATTCCCCCCATGTCATTTCAAAGTCGCCCTCATGCGGCAGTCAAAGTGCCGGCCTCAATGTTGTTGCCAATGGGGTCATGGATGAAAGAGGCGTAGTACTGAGGGTGGATTCCAGCTCGAATACCGGGAGCTCCATTGTCCTTTGCGCCCGCAGAAAGAGAGGCGGCGTGGAAAGCATCAACAGCCTTGgtatctataaataaacaGTTAGTAGTCATATCAGTTGAAAGGATGCACAGAAAACTAGATGGGGCGAATATGTGAAGGAagaataatatctttttactTACCTGCTGCTAGGAAAGCGACGTGAGCGTAGCTGGACTTGTCGCTAGATTTCAGGACGAACTCAGGTCCGGCGGTGCCAAAGCCAACCATACCCTCTGGGAAACCGGGAAGTACGTTCAATCCGAGAGTCTTGAGGACATTGGTATAGAATTGAACAGTGGGGGCGAAGTCAGCCTGAGCGACCTTGACGAGAACGTGTCCGATAGGCATTATAGTTGTAGCGGATGAAGGTCTTAGACTAAGTTAAAAATGGAGATTTGGTGTTGTAATTGTGTTAAATTGTCTTGATAGAAGTTGAACGTTAGTTGTGTGTATTGTATTTCGATTCTAGAGGGGGATCGCTTCATGGTCTTATATACGCGACCCCAAGACGTTGCTCTTAGTCTAGTTCGAATAGATTTGCTTCATTATGCCCAGCACGGATGCTGATAAATCACAACTTCAGAGCGAGTACCCAAAATCTATCAATGATTACACATCTTTCATCACCAAATCCCACTTCAATACATTCAGTGGTATCACCAGTTGCTACTTCGCAGGCTTTCCGCCAGGATCCAGCTGAGTCGGAGAAGCCAGAATGGCGACGCTAATACCATTTAGGTAACCAGTACCCTTGTCATCTTCGGCTGGTTGGTCGGCAAAGACAGCGTTGGAAGAAATAGAGTAGGCACTAAACTTCTTGAAGAGGCTGGTACCCTGGTACTGAGAGTTGCTGAAGTGTTGCCTATTTAGAAGTTTcggtatatatatgcatctcCTCGTTGGAATCTTAAGATACAAAGCAATCGCTTATACAAGTCGTTGAACTAGTAATTGATAGTTAAGTCGTGGGGAATAGCCTATCCGTCACGATTACAATTACCTAGTTTATACTCCGTATACGTGAGTATAATTCAGCTTGATCTACCAGTAATGCTACAATATTATAAACAAGACGATCGCCTGATGAAAATATTCCAAATGCCTATTCCTTTCATATCGGATCAAGGTGTCTCCCAGTTCATCCTGCGGCACCAATCGGTGAAGACTTCTTTCGGCATTAGAAGATATCCGGTTGATGGCTCCAGCTGAGCATTTTCGTACCAGTCTTTCCACTTCGTTGCTGTAGATTGGGCAGTTCTTGCAACACTGAGCTTGATTGCCATGAAAAGTTCTGCCTGAGATTCGTTTGACAAATTTATCTTCTTTATCTGAAGGATGTTCGATGCATACTTCTGCGCCGTCTCTTCGCAGTAAGCATTCGCTATCGGgtccaaagaaaagagtagTCGATTTATTACGATGGAGACAGCAAAGCTGAATCCGAGAGCCTCATGCTGCCTGTCTGTATCTATTGGCATATTAAAGCAGCCCGCCGCAGCTGACCCGAAATAGCTTTCTTGCCACTGCAAACATGCTAGTCGAAGTCGAAATAAATTGCTCATAACATCGTCAATCCAATAGTCAGGAGTATCGTCGCGAGTGACACAAATAATTTGCGTCGTTTTATGGAAATATTCCGGCACATGGCATACGTTGGTCAGTAGCGCTACAATTGGCTCACTCCTATCGGAAAACAGATTGTCGTTTGTAGGTATTGAGCGCAGCACCGCTTGCCATTCACCATCACTTAAGAAACAGCTCTGATTAACGTTGAGCGCGTCGTGAAACTAGATACATCGTTAGTAATCCAGATCCTACGCTAAATATATGCGGGAATGATGAGAGGGTTACAATTTGACCAACATGGGATAGCAGTAGTGCCTTCTCGAAGTCGCTCTGACAGCGTTCAGGGCCACGAAGTTTGATCAGTGCTGCTGCCCCTGTGGAGTGGTAGTTCCAAGCATCTTCCGTCGACATCTTCAACAGCTATGTAGTTCCGTAAGTAGAAATATTAGATATATTTGTTACGCGCATCAAGTTACCTCATATATTCCAAGTAGCTCTGTGGCACAGAGCACGTCTGGCCGAAGACGTGTGTCGGGAGACTGCAGCTCGGCTTGAAGAGCCGCCAGTGCTTCCGAGTAAAGCTTCAATATGCTACTGCATATCCGCTCCGATGGGGAAACAAGCCATTGCTGAGCTCTAGCGGTCACacatgcagcagccttgtCTAAGGCACCATTCTGCCCGATGCGGGCCGGAAGATAGTTCAAGTATGACCAATGCCGGCGGCCGAGAATATCGCTTAACATATCCGGTTTGCTTGCAAGAGAGCTTGCCGTCGCATAGCTAATGTGAAATGAGGTCAATTGTGACAGATCAAGAAGATCAAAGTTGTACTGCGCCCTCATTCTCTCGTACTGACAGCTCGGTAGGCTCGGTACGATGGCCCGAATTGCCTCCCAGGCGATATCTCTCTTTCCATTCCCTTTACCATAAAAGATTTCAGATGGATACTGTATCAGGTTATGCTGTCCATAACCGCCTCGTTTTCGTCTGGCATGGGCAGGTTTGCTCATAGCCTGCTTCCGTATAAGTTTCCTAGCCTGTTTATCATCGGGAAGCAGCCGATTAGTTGCCGTAATAAAAACAAGATCCGGCATGGTGTCTGTGTTGGCGATGAGGAATCAACTTTTACGAGTATACATAAGAGCCTTGCAGAAAAATACGGAGAATATCCGCTAGATTTAGAAAATTCGAAAAGAGTTCATGTTTAAGAGAGTTTCAGCCTTCAAGTGGCCATGAATGCCGACCGTCTAGTGTTCTTTGGGGAGCTCCACTTAAGAACTCGGATAAGGAAGCGAAGAGTGGCGTTGGATGCGGGGCAGCAAAATGACAAGGGTACTGGTGTCCATAACAGGAATGGTGTTTTACTTGTGGCCGTCGAGGGTAGAAGACTGATTAGTATATCGAAGACTCGAGATGGACCATGGCGAAAGCCAATACTTTTTCTACTTACAACCCCGAAATAATATTATGGAGAACCCTTGGTAATCGGTAGGATAATATGCAACCCTTCGTTTGGAATCATTCATATTCAGCCTCGGAAGGGCTCGATTCAGTTCCACAATCACTTACCCTGACGAAACCGGCTGCTTAATTGCTGTTTCGCCATAGCGGAAAGTGACGGCGCACAGAGCACAGTTTACAGGAGAGACAGACTTAGCTGCAACAGGTCATTTGTAGCTGACACGCTCTTGTTTCGAAATCAGACTTCCTTGTCAAACCAAAAGCAGGTTTCATTGTCATGGATTTCGAGAAGAGATAGTTATCAGAACATTGCTTCACACTATTCTATCACTAAAACGGACAATGGATGCGCAGCCAGTTCTTTCTGCTTCAACTCACCTATCTCCATCCCAGCAACATCTTCATTAATAGGGATTAGAACCTCACAATGATTATCGATCTTGAGTGGATGTATGCTTTGTCTGTGGAGATGTTTCACGCTCTCCTCCCCTCTCTCGCTCAACCTGACCCCCCTCTCTCAGAGGATTTCCCTTGCCGTGAAAATACGGCTGGGCCAGCAGTAATAGAGTCACAAAGCCTCAGGGTGGGTGATTCATGCCGCCGAACTCATTCCATCCACTTATCATAGTTGGTAGACGAGTAGGCACCTGTAAAACTTGCCGAGGCTGTGTATAGAGTCAAAGCTCTAAAAACTACTCAGAGAGCTTGCCAATCTTAAATCTAATAGAGAATAACACATTATAGTCTAGAAGCGGTATTCCATCGGCGTACATAGTAAGTTGAAGAGAAAATTGTGCTTAGGAGGCAGGGCTCGCCATGATAGTGTTCAGTTCTGAAGTTCTTTCCTATAGGCTTGATGATCACAGACCTTTCAAGAGTGTTGAAGATTATAACATCATCAACAGAATAGAGGCTATGAGACAACGGTTTTATCCAGCGTCGTTCAATCTCCCGGAGAAGCCAGCTCAGTAAATGGCTTAAAAGGGGAATAATCATAGGATCAAGCCAGTTAATGAAAAGTTTGGGTTGCATAATAAGTCCTGGGCATGCAACTTCAGGTAGTTATAGACCAGATCAAATTAGAGAAAGACATTGAAATATATAATCAACGCGTTGAATTAATGTGAAATTTAAGAATAACTGTGTAGCCAAAATAAACCAGTATTAAGGGGGGTTGGAAATTTCTTCACGGATATCCGTGAAGCTCACCATCGGCCGCTTTGTAATGCTGCTTTTGGCGGGGTATCTCAAGCGTTTATGCGGACCATTTTCCACTCCAAAAGCACTAGATGCGGGATACGGAAGAAGGATTGCGACAAATTCCGCCAGGGTCCATGTTATGCATTTGGCGagcatttttatagtagcttcATATTTCCGATGGCCAGTTAACTGGAATTGATGTGATGAAAACTGCAGTCGCCATTTGGAGTGCAAATAGGTGAAGTCATCGTTCACGGAGAGCCATGAATAGTACAGGAAATTTATAAGCATGTATTCTAAGTTTAATCTAAGCAATACTTCAGCTTCGACAGTTATATAAAGATCATTTCAAACGGTCTCCAAGCGAATTTTATTCACTCAGTATTGATATCTTTCAATTAGATTTGACGACAACATGACTGCAGAAACTCTCTCACTTGAAGGCAAGACTGCCTTGATCACTGGCTCGGGTAGAGAAAATGGCATCGGCGCTGCCATTGCCAGAGCTTTTGCCCGGAACGGTGCAGCTGTTGCAATCCACTATGTCTCGGAGAGCTCCAAGGTGCGGGCTGAGAAGGTTGCAGCAGACATTAGTCGGGAGTTTGGAACCAAAACTGCCGTTGTACAAGGAGCGGTGGAGAAAGCTAGCAATGCGGCGAAGATAGTCAAAGAAACCTTGGAAGGACTTGGCGCCTCCCACATTGACATTCTCGGTATGtacttgaaaaaaaaatcaagcttTGTTAAATGAGACTTAGACAGACGTAGCTGACGATTAGCTGTGACCCAGTGAATAACGCTGGATATGGAAATCCTAAAAGTCTCCTGGAGGCAACGCCAGAATTGCTCGAAGCCGAATTCGGCATCAATGTCTTTGGCTCAGTTTACCTAACACAAGCTGTCATTGGACTAGGGAAAATGCCTAGAGGCGGGCGTATAATCAATGTCGGCTCTATTGCCTCAAAACTTGGTCCTGAAGTCAGTGCAGTCTACGGCGCATCAAAGGCTGCGCAAGACAGTCTCACGGCATCCTGGGCTGGCCAGgtgagtttttctttttgacaaGATTCCTATTCTCACAAGAATATACTGTTTCTAATGGCGAGTAATAGCTTGGCCGTAGCCGCGGAATTACCGTTAACACCCTTGCCCCGGGGCCAATCCTAACCGACATGTCGAAACCGTTCTTGGAGGCAACTGAAGGATCTTCAGCTGATTTGATGAAAGCGGTAGAGGCGGGGACGCGAGCTGAGGCACGAATTGGGACAGTTGAGGACATGGCCGACGCTGCGTTGCTCCTCGTTTCGGAGAAGAGCCGCTGGCTTACCGCTCAATGGATCTCGGTCAGCGGTGGAGTCACTGGGACTATGTAAATGGGCTTTCAGGCTGCCTTCTAAAATGGTCCGCTCAACCGAAGTAAAATCACGGCTACCCACGGGGTTTTGAAAGTTGTCTCTACCATACTATACGAGAGTAACCATAATATGGGCCAAATATAGTGAGATAAAATCGTGTTAAACTTATTCAAAGATATCTGGCCTTTCTTGCCGTTACCAGAGCTGACTATTGCGAGTCTGGAGTTTATTATCTCTTAATCCAGCGTAGTTGACGTTCCAAGTACGGTGCAGTGTTAACGTAGAATCATCCCAATCACGTCACTGTTGAAAATCACGATACTTGAATTATTCAGTGCTTTtgtaaatacttaaagtacACCATTGTGATTTGCTAAGAGATTGAAAGTTCCACAACAGTGATTAGGGGGTTTATTTACAGCTCTTAGACATGTGATTGTTATTGGAAGTGTAGTGGGCGCGACACGTGGTTCAGTTTCAGCTTCGAGGGCCAAATCAGCCAATCGTTACACTGGATAAGGTTAACGGTCAAGTATTTGATAGTGAAAGCGATACTTCGTATAAAATTGTGCCGAAACGCGAGAGATAGCCTTTGGAAAAGAGCTGTATGGAATTAGTTGAGCGGAGTTTAGGAAATATATGCGGACAAAGCTATCTAAAGATGGTATAACGACCCACATTATAATGCTACCGATCCCGCTAACTCGCACTTAAAAACGAGTAGGTTAGCCTAGCATTACTAAACTCCGGATTGCCATGCCTGGCAGATGGGaattaataagcataattgTTGCACGGAACTCCGTGAAATGGATCTTAGGGGTAAACACGGTAAATTATACCTTCGGCATCCATACGGAATAAATGAATTCAGCAAAGTGCATTTCCAAGCACCAATAACACTAAGCCGCAAGATTCAACTGTAGCATCCGGTAACTGACAAAATGCACGAGGGGCAGAAACGAATACCTTCCAGCAACATTGAAGCAACCCGCCATTGTCCGCTATGTAAGAAAACATTCAATCAGGGTAGGGAATATCTGGAATCTCGTAAAATATTACTCCGTAGTTATGCTTATTTCTAAACACGCACTAATATCCATGTGTTAGAGTCCTCGTGCAAGCggcactactactactgtcGCTCCAAACTTCCTGACACGAACAGATCTCGCAGGCGATCTTGCGCCGCATGCGTTCGAGCAAAAACTCGTTGCATCATACCTGAAGATACGAGCTCAGAGGCTTGCATTCGTTGCCGTGACCGGAGTGCCGAATGCGAGTTTTCTGTGGCAGCACAGCGAAAGAGGGAGTCTCGTGGAAGCGATGTAAGTGGTGCAACTCGCTCCGCGGATAAGCCTTCAGAGCCTCATGGGAGTACATCCTCTCTGGCCCTCATCAGAGGGTCCAGCCAATCTACAAACTTGGAAACCACCGCCTTTTCACAGGGCTCCGCTAATTCTTTGACCTCCCTCGGATGGTCAATGGAAAGCACGTGGGATGGTTTCAAAAATCCTGGCTTGTCTTTCGATACTCCACGGTTTGTTGAACTTGGTATCGAGCCTTTGGTTATTCCTTGGAGTGAAGGTGAAGAACCCTGCATAGTCGGGAGTGGCATATCTGCCTTGACACCATGGGATTTCTCTGGCCCTTTGTTGTTTAAACGTCGGACTTTTTCTAAGCCAAACCAAGGCCCCCTAGTGTCGTTGGCACTGCAGATATTGCGATCTTATCCCTTTATGATACTCCGAAAAGCCGCGCTGCCGCCGTTTATTAACCCTATGCAAGTCTCGTGGGCTGAGACTAGAATTGGCCCGCGACAACAGGTCAGTTGATGCGCTTGCCCACCCTCATATCCTTACACGCTTGTTATCAGCAAAGCTGAGCCACAGCTTGTAAATATCATAATCAAAATCCCCCATTTATATATTCGGAAATTCTCATGAATAATGTATTCCTACTAATATTTCCTCATTGAGCAGTCCTTACTTACGTGTATGAGCCTGGTGTCGCTGTTCAAATCTCGAACTGATTCCAGCAGGAATCTTGTATGGAGGCTTATCAAGcttgagcaagaaaaaaTACTTTCCAAGGTATGCGTCAGCTGTTGTTATTTTGAATTTAGGAATAACCATTACTAGCATGCGGAGTTCGATAAATGGGAGCTCCTGGCTGCTTTCCAAGCCCTGCTCGTATACTGTCTGCTGCGCATCCAGGATGTGCCGGTGAACAATGACGGCTTCGAAGCCGCCCTTCTCACTACCGTGAATGTAAGTACAATTTCTCCCTAAATCTAATATGCTCTCTGCTCTGACGACCATGAAAGCTTGTATTCATTGCTCTAATGTCGTCGACCGGGGGAGTCCGTAAGTCAGAGCTTCCCGATGACCCCGGCGTAACCTGGATGGACTGGATCTTCAACGAATCAAGGAGACGGTGAGCACTCCTGTCAACATATTATTGCcgttttaaatataattcaTGCTGACCCACCGGGAAGGACGGTAATTATCTTTCAAATCCTCAATATTTTAATTGAGATGTCAACTGaggtttcttcttttcctggTTGCGGCTTCGTTCTTATACCCCTCGCAAACAGTGCGACTCTATGGAATGCAAATTGTATTGAGGAATGGCAAAAAGAATTCGAAATCTGCAGTAAGGAGCGGAAAGTGCATGGCCTCTTGCGAACGGGAGTGTTGATGAAGATTCTGTTACCCAATAACTGCTTTGTACTCGAGTCGGTGGAGTGGGAAGACTGGAGGGGAGAGGTTGGTGAGATAGGAACACTCGTGATGATTGTGGGGGCGTTGTTGACTCCAACAAGAAATTGATTGTTCGCTGAGCTCTATCGGTAGGCGGCGATTGCGCCGGGTGGGTTGCAAAGCAGGAAGGCTGAATGTAATATtcaccttttttcttctttgggtTATTCAGTATAgtattagttattataaatatgaTACACAGAGACTCTGCAATAGTAGTCTCCTTATTCGTctacttttatatagtataaaccGCTTCTCCCTTTAACGTAACTCACTCTCACCCCATCCCCAAGCCTCTCGAATATCCTCTTTTCGCACGTCGTCCGGCTACTTCCGCTGTTATCCAGCTTCCACAGCAAAGGCTGCAGTGTAGCCGCCAAGCCAACACAGCTATGGTCCCTTATCGTTACCTTGCTCGCAATCACGGCCGCAatcaccgccagcagcagctgcagcccgACCGTCAAACCCAAGATTATATGTACATACGTCCAGCTGGTGATGTCCAGCTCGATGCCCTTCAAGGGCAGCAATCCCGTGGCGTTGATATTTGTGTTGACT
It encodes:
- a CDS encoding uncharacterized protein (EggNog:ENOG41), encoding MPIGHVLVKVAQADFAPTVQFYTNVLKTLGLNVLPGFPEGMVGFGTAGPEFVLKSSDKSSYAHVAFLAADTKAVDAFHAASLSAGAKDNGAPGIRAGIHPQYYASFIHDPIGNNIEAGTLTAA
- a CDS encoding uncharacterized protein (EggNog:ENOG41) → MPDLVFITATNRLLPDDKQARKLIRKQAMSKPAHARRKRGGYGQHNLIQYPSEIFYGKGNGKRDIAWEAIRAIVPSLPSCQYERMRAQYNFDLLDLSQLTSFHISYATASSLASKPDMLSDILGRRHWSYLNYLPARIGQNGALDKAAACVTARAQQWLVSPSERICSSILKLYSEALAALQAELQSPDTRLRPDVLCATELLGIYELLKMSTEDAWNYHSTGAAALIKLRGPERCQSDFEKALLLSHVGQIFHDALNVNQSCFLSDGEWQAVLRSIPTNDNLFSDRSEPIVALLTNVCHVPEYFHKTTQIICVTRDDTPDYWIDDVMSNLFRLRLACLQWQESYFGSAAAGCFNMPIDTDRQHEALGFSFAVSIVINRLLFSLDPIANAYCEETAQKYASNILQIKKINLSNESQAELFMAIKLSVARTAQSTATKWKDWYENAQLEPSTGYLLMPKEVFTDWCRRMNWETP
- a CDS encoding uncharacterized protein (EggNog:ENOG41), coding for MTAETLSLEGKTALITGSGRENGIGAAIARAFARNGAAVAIHYVSESSKVRAEKVAADISREFGTKTAVVQGAVEKASNAAKIVKETLEGLGASHIDILVNNAGYGNPKSLLEATPELLEAEFGINVFGSVYLTQAVIGLGKMPRGGRIINVGSIASKLGPEVSAVYGASKAAQDSLTASWAGQLGRSRGITVNTLAPGPILTDMSKPFLEATEGSSADLMKAVEAGTRAEARIGTVEDMADAALLLVSEKSRWLTAQWISVSGGVTGTM